A single genomic interval of Mucilaginibacter robiniae harbors:
- a CDS encoding succinate dehydrogenase cytochrome b subunit, with protein MSELKQTFNSSLGKKLIMALTGLFLSVFLIVHLAGNLLLFSNDNGYSFNMYANFLTHFPPIEVIAYILYLCIIVHTIYAIVLTTINRKARSVDYAVHTKSPVSFSSKNMGLLGSIIFLFIVIHMGDFWYKYKFTHTVGYKEYRTNLLTGERTATEFTPEKPDFEHSQTFEGNTEITRVKDLHARVASSFSMLWYVAIYVIAMVALSFHLKHGFQSAFHTVGWVHRKYKPIYEFIGTWLFSVIIPLGFAAMPIVYYIQSLGK; from the coding sequence ATGAGTGAATTAAAACAAACCTTTAACTCTTCACTGGGAAAAAAGCTGATTATGGCTTTAACAGGCTTGTTTCTGAGCGTTTTTCTAATTGTACACTTGGCAGGTAACCTGCTGCTGTTTAGTAACGACAATGGGTACAGTTTCAATATGTATGCCAACTTCCTGACGCATTTCCCGCCGATTGAGGTAATCGCTTACATTTTGTACTTGTGCATTATTGTACATACTATCTATGCGATTGTGCTTACCACCATTAACCGTAAAGCGCGCTCAGTTGACTATGCTGTACATACCAAATCACCGGTGTCTTTTTCGTCTAAAAATATGGGACTGCTGGGCAGTATTATATTTTTATTCATCGTTATTCACATGGGCGATTTTTGGTATAAGTACAAGTTTACCCACACTGTAGGGTATAAAGAATACCGTACCAACCTGCTAACCGGCGAAAGAACCGCTACTGAATTTACCCCTGAGAAACCGGATTTTGAGCATTCTCAAACTTTTGAAGGTAATACAGAAATTACCCGCGTTAAAGATTTGCACGCCCGTGTAGCCAGCAGCTTTAGCATGTTATGGTATGTGGCTATTTATGTAATAGCTATGGTAGCTTTATCGTTTCACTTAAAACATGGTTTCCAAAGTGCATTCCATACTGTAGGCTGGGTTCACCGCAAATACAAGCCTATTTATGAGTTTATAGGTACTTGGTTGTTCTCTGTAATTATCCCGTTGGGTTTTGCAGCCATGCCTATCGTTTATTACATACAGAGTTTAGGTAAATAG
- a CDS encoding fumarate reductase/succinate dehydrogenase flavoprotein subunit: protein MNLDAKIPQGPLAEKWSKHKFNLKLVNPANKRKYNVIVVGTGLAGASAAASLAELGYNVTAFCFQDSPRRAHSIAAQGGINAAKNYRNDGDSVYRLFYDTIKGGDYRAREGNVYRLAEVSVNIIDQCVAQGVPFAREYGGLLDNRSFGGAQVSRTFYARGQTGQQLLLGAYSALNRQIHEGKVKMYTRTEMLDVVVVDGKAQGIVTRNLKTGAIETHAGHAVLLCTGGYSNVFYLSTNAAGSNVTAAWRAHKRGALFANPCYTQIHPTCIPVTGTHQSKLTLMSESLRNDGRVWAPKTVEVAQKLRKGEIKIENVREEDRDYFLERKYPSFGNLVPRDVASRNAKEMVDEGRGVGGSGIAVFLDFAEAIQRLGEDAVRAKYGNLFDMYYQITDENPYKQPMRIYPAVHYTMGGLWVDYNLSTNIPGLYALGEANFSDHGANRLGASALMQGLADGYFVIPYTLGDYLATIGPKPVDSKHPAFAQTKKDVEANIAKLLSLKGTKTVTEYHRELGHIMWEYCGMARNAEGLTKARGLIQALKEDFWKNAIVVGVNEEVNDALEKAGRVADFIELGALMVEDALMRKESCGGHFRTESQTEEGEALRHDDEYAFVAAWEFKGENQPEVLNKEELVFENVKLTQRSYK, encoded by the coding sequence ATGAATTTAGATGCTAAAATTCCGCAAGGCCCATTAGCCGAAAAATGGAGCAAGCATAAATTTAACTTAAAGCTGGTTAACCCGGCCAACAAACGTAAATACAACGTTATTGTGGTGGGTACTGGTTTAGCTGGTGCTTCGGCGGCAGCTTCGCTGGCCGAGCTGGGCTACAATGTAACTGCATTTTGCTTTCAGGATAGCCCTCGTCGTGCACACTCTATTGCTGCACAGGGTGGTATCAATGCCGCTAAAAACTATCGTAATGATGGTGATAGCGTTTACCGTTTGTTTTATGATACCATTAAAGGTGGTGACTACCGTGCCCGTGAAGGCAACGTTTACCGCCTGGCCGAAGTATCAGTAAATATTATTGACCAGTGTGTGGCTCAGGGTGTACCTTTCGCCCGCGAATACGGCGGTTTGTTAGATAACCGTTCATTTGGTGGTGCGCAGGTATCGCGTACCTTCTATGCCCGTGGCCAAACAGGACAGCAATTATTGTTGGGTGCTTACTCAGCTTTAAATCGCCAGATTCATGAAGGTAAGGTGAAAATGTACACCCGTACCGAAATGCTGGACGTGGTAGTAGTAGATGGTAAAGCACAAGGTATTGTTACCCGTAACTTGAAAACCGGTGCTATTGAAACACATGCCGGTCATGCTGTATTATTGTGTACTGGTGGTTACAGCAACGTATTCTACTTGTCAACCAATGCTGCCGGTTCAAACGTAACAGCAGCTTGGCGTGCTCACAAGCGCGGTGCATTGTTTGCTAACCCTTGTTATACTCAAATTCACCCAACCTGTATTCCAGTAACGGGTACACACCAGTCAAAACTTACGCTGATGTCTGAATCATTGCGTAACGATGGTCGGGTTTGGGCACCTAAAACGGTGGAAGTAGCACAAAAGCTGCGTAAAGGTGAAATCAAAATAGAAAACGTTAGAGAAGAAGATCGCGATTACTTCCTGGAACGTAAATATCCATCATTTGGTAACTTGGTACCTCGCGACGTAGCTTCACGTAATGCCAAAGAAATGGTAGATGAAGGCCGTGGTGTTGGTGGTTCAGGTATTGCTGTGTTCCTGGATTTTGCTGAAGCTATACAACGTTTGGGTGAAGATGCCGTACGGGCAAAATATGGTAACTTGTTTGATATGTACTATCAAATTACCGATGAGAACCCGTACAAACAGCCTATGCGTATTTACCCTGCTGTACACTATACTATGGGTGGTTTGTGGGTTGATTATAACTTAAGTACTAATATTCCGGGCTTGTATGCTTTAGGTGAGGCTAACTTCTCTGACCACGGTGCTAACCGTTTAGGTGCTTCGGCATTGATGCAAGGCTTGGCTGATGGCTACTTCGTTATCCCTTATACTTTAGGTGATTATTTAGCTACCATCGGTCCGAAACCAGTTGATAGCAAACACCCTGCTTTTGCACAAACTAAGAAGGATGTAGAAGCAAATATTGCAAAATTACTGTCGTTAAAAGGTACTAAAACCGTTACCGAATATCACCGTGAATTAGGCCACATTATGTGGGAATATTGCGGTATGGCCCGTAACGCAGAAGGCTTAACTAAAGCTCGCGGCTTAATTCAGGCTTTGAAAGAAGATTTCTGGAAAAACGCGATTGTGGTAGGTGTTAATGAAGAGGTGAACGATGCACTTGAAAAAGCTGGCCGCGTAGCCGACTTTATTGAGTTAGGTGCACTGATGGTAGAAGACGCATTAATGCGTAAAGAATCATGCGGTGGTCACTTCCGTACCGAATCACAAACTGAAGAGGGGGAGGCCTTGCGCCATGATGATGAATATGCTTTTGTAGCTGCTTGGGAGTTTAAAGGTGAAAACCAACCTGAAGTGCTGAACAAAGAAGAATTGGTATTTGAAAACGTTAAGTTAACACAAAGAAGTTATAAGTAA
- a CDS encoding succinate dehydrogenase/fumarate reductase iron-sulfur subunit yields the protein MSNANGTMNLTLKVWRQPNAQTAGKFVTYKAENISPDMSFLEMLDVVNESLIHGKQDPIHFDHDCREGICGMCSLYINGRPHGPKRAITTCQLHMRSFSDGETITIEPWRATAFPVIKDLAVDRSAFDRIQQTGGYISVNTGGVPDANEIAIPKVIADEAFNSATCIGCGACVAACKNASAMLFVSAKINQLALLPQGQPERYRRVQSMVAKMDEEGFGNCTNTGACEAECPKEITLTNIAHMNYDFFSAKLFREEEVHEVQHGA from the coding sequence ATGAGTAACGCAAACGGAACGATGAATCTGACGCTGAAAGTTTGGCGTCAGCCTAATGCACAAACTGCTGGCAAGTTTGTGACATATAAAGCCGAAAACATATCACCAGATATGTCTTTTCTGGAAATGCTGGATGTGGTAAACGAAAGTTTAATTCACGGTAAGCAAGACCCTATCCATTTTGATCATGATTGCCGCGAAGGTATTTGCGGTATGTGTTCATTATATATCAATGGCCGTCCACATGGTCCGAAAAGAGCCATCACTACCTGTCAGTTGCACATGCGCAGCTTTAGTGATGGTGAAACCATCACTATTGAGCCTTGGAGAGCTACTGCTTTCCCGGTAATCAAAGACTTAGCGGTTGATCGTTCTGCGTTTGATCGTATTCAGCAAACTGGTGGTTATATTTCGGTAAATACCGGTGGTGTGCCTGATGCTAACGAAATTGCCATCCCAAAAGTAATTGCTGATGAAGCTTTCAATTCAGCTACCTGTATTGGTTGTGGTGCTTGCGTTGCTGCTTGTAAAAATGCTTCAGCTATGCTGTTCGTATCGGCTAAAATTAACCAGTTAGCACTGTTGCCACAAGGCCAGCCTGAGCGTTACCGCCGTGTACAAAGCATGGTAGCTAAAATGGATGAAGAAGGATTTGGTAACTGTACCAACACTGGTGCTTGTGAGGCTGAATGTCCAAAAGAAATTACATTGACCAACATTGCCCACATGAACTATGATTTCTTCAGCGCGAAGTTATTCCGCGAAGAAGAGGTGCACGAAGTTCAGCACGGTGCTTAA
- a CDS encoding serine hydrolase domain-containing protein: MRLVFKCILSSVLVVSLLTACSHSKKQGGVDISKLPALDTTKLLTYNPKDADPRIDAFMKQLHKKSAFNGNVLVAEKGKIVYEGSFGWANYLIRDSLKIGSRFELASVSKTMTSTAIMQLWERGKIKLDQDVRDFFPNFPYAGITIRLLLTHRSGMMNYVYFVDGLYRKQHLDQRKGITNAQVMDLIAQNKPAPFNKPNARFLYNNSNFMVLGAIIEKVAGMPYAQYMKENIFKPAGMAHTDVYSKAVYDKIPVDVVGHDRNSWRYSVAQNFLDGPVGDKGIYSTVKDLFLFDQALKAGRLIKKSTQDSAYTPHDPMIRGHFSYGYGWRLFCEPGQQVVYHTGWWHGFRHIFLRDLKNDVTIVLLGNLVNGSLLHLDDLYKITGMPVVRKTAYSGTGDAAED, encoded by the coding sequence ATGAGATTGGTGTTTAAATGTATTTTGAGCAGTGTTCTAGTGGTAAGTTTGTTAACAGCATGCTCTCATTCCAAAAAACAAGGCGGGGTTGATATTTCCAAATTACCTGCGCTGGATACCACGAAGCTCTTGACTTACAATCCTAAAGACGCTGACCCTCGTATTGATGCTTTTATGAAGCAGCTGCATAAAAAAAGCGCTTTCAATGGCAATGTGCTGGTGGCCGAAAAAGGCAAAATTGTTTATGAAGGTTCATTCGGCTGGGCTAACTATCTGATACGTGATAGCTTGAAAATAGGCTCACGTTTTGAGTTGGCATCTGTATCAAAAACCATGACCTCAACCGCTATTATGCAGTTGTGGGAACGTGGAAAAATTAAGCTGGATCAGGATGTGCGTGATTTCTTTCCTAATTTCCCGTACGCTGGTATTACTATCAGGCTACTACTTACCCACCGTTCGGGCATGATGAACTATGTGTACTTTGTAGATGGCTTATATCGCAAGCAGCATCTGGATCAGCGTAAAGGTATCACGAATGCTCAGGTAATGGATTTAATTGCCCAGAACAAGCCTGCGCCTTTCAACAAACCTAACGCACGCTTTTTATACAACAACTCTAACTTTATGGTGCTAGGAGCTATTATTGAAAAAGTAGCTGGTATGCCTTATGCTCAGTACATGAAAGAGAACATTTTCAAGCCCGCTGGCATGGCGCATACCGATGTGTACTCAAAAGCAGTGTATGATAAAATACCGGTTGATGTGGTAGGGCATGATCGTAATAGCTGGCGGTACTCAGTAGCACAAAACTTTTTGGATGGCCCGGTAGGTGATAAAGGTATTTACAGTACGGTAAAAGATTTGTTCCTGTTCGATCAGGCATTGAAAGCGGGACGTCTCATTAAGAAGTCAACTCAAGACTCTGCTTATACACCGCACGACCCTATGATACGTGGTCATTTTAGCTATGGCTACGGCTGGCGCTTGTTCTGCGAACCCGGTCAGCAAGTGGTATATCATACCGGCTGGTGGCATGGTTTTCGGCATATATTCCTGCGCGATTTAAAAAACGATGTAACCATTGTATTGTTAGGCAATTTGGTAAATGGCAGCTTACTGCATCTGGATGATCTGTATAAAATAACCGGTATGCCTGTTGTTCGTAAAACAGCTTATAGTGGCACGGGTGATGCCGCAGAAGATTAA
- a CDS encoding YbaB/EbfC family nucleoid-associated protein, which produces MFDKLFEAQQKAGEMKKRLDGITVSGTAEGGKITVTANGNKVLQTISIDGSFYAEADREEVEELLVVAINKALEQADSVNQTEMAAMTKDMFGDLGGLGGMFGK; this is translated from the coding sequence ATGTTTGATAAATTATTTGAAGCTCAGCAAAAAGCCGGCGAAATGAAAAAGCGCCTGGATGGTATTACTGTGTCAGGTACTGCCGAAGGTGGGAAAATTACCGTAACTGCTAATGGCAATAAAGTATTGCAAACTATTAGTATTGATGGGTCTTTTTATGCTGAAGCTGACCGCGAAGAAGTAGAAGAATTGCTGGTAGTGGCTATTAATAAAGCACTGGAACAAGCTGATAGCGTAAACCAAACCGAAATGGCCGCCATGACTAAAGATATGTTTGGCGATTTAGGTGGTTTAGGCGGTATGTTTGGCAAGTAA
- a CDS encoding metal-dependent hydrolase, with product MKLTYFGHSTVQIEVAGKTLLFDPFITPNQLAAHIDVNSLKPDYILVSHGHGDHIADLETIQKSSGAKVICIAEIAGWLGNKGIDNTHGMNIGGSFTFDFGKVKMVYALHSSSMPDGSYGGTPVGYVIHAEGKKIYFAGDTALTYDMKLLAEENLDWAILPIGDNYTMGIDDAIKATDFINCKDIIGVHYDTFPVIKIDTSEAQEKFLKAGLNLKLPAIGDSVEL from the coding sequence ATGAAACTTACTTATTTCGGGCACTCAACTGTTCAGATTGAAGTTGCTGGTAAAACCTTGTTGTTTGATCCATTTATTACGCCTAACCAACTGGCTGCGCATATTGATGTAAACAGCCTGAAACCCGACTACATCTTGGTTTCGCACGGACATGGCGATCATATTGCCGATCTGGAAACTATTCAAAAAAGTAGCGGCGCCAAAGTAATATGTATTGCTGAAATTGCTGGCTGGCTAGGCAACAAGGGTATTGATAATACCCACGGCATGAACATAGGTGGTAGCTTTACCTTTGATTTCGGTAAAGTAAAAATGGTTTACGCGCTGCACTCCAGCTCAATGCCTGATGGCAGCTACGGCGGTACACCGGTTGGCTATGTAATTCATGCAGAAGGCAAGAAGATTTATTTTGCTGGTGATACAGCCTTAACTTACGATATGAAGTTGCTGGCTGAAGAAAACCTGGATTGGGCCATTTTACCTATTGGTGATAACTATACCATGGGGATTGATGATGCCATTAAAGCTACCGATTTTATTAACTGTAAAGATATCATCGGGGTACATTATGATACATTCCCGGTTATTAAAATTGATACCAGTGAAGCGCAAGAAAAGTTCCTGAAAGCCGGTTTAAATTTAAAGCTTCCGGCTATTGGTGATAGTGTAGAACTGTAA
- a CDS encoding glucose-1-phosphate adenylyltransferase has protein sequence MTSKVISIVLGGGQGTRLFPLTATRSKPAVPIAGKYRLVDIPISNCLHAGFERIFVLTQFNSASLNKHIKNTYHFSSFSDAFVDILAAEQTPSNVGWFQGTADAVRQSLHHLSVHDFEYVLILSGDQLYQMDFRDMVDKHIESKAEISIATIPVHANDVPGFGILKTNEESLITDFIEKPKSNFESWASEVSDDMAAKGRYYLASMGIYIFNRKTLYELLQGNDYPDFGKEIMPQSIKTHRVLSYQYEGYWTDIGTIPSFFEANLGLTDDIPQFNLFGKHHIFTRTRMLPPSKISGTQLTQSIVADGCIVNASCIKRSIIGVRSRIGFDTEIDSCYVMGSDTYQTLEQIEDAKASNAPVMGIGDRCCIKNAIIDKNAYIGNDVRINCEGNLENGDYGAYTVQDGIVVVKKRAVIPHGTVI, from the coding sequence ATGACCTCGAAAGTAATCAGCATCGTATTGGGTGGCGGACAGGGCACTAGGCTGTTCCCGCTCACTGCTACCCGCTCCAAACCAGCCGTTCCTATTGCCGGTAAATACAGGCTGGTTGATATACCTATATCCAACTGTTTACATGCAGGCTTTGAGCGTATTTTCGTGTTAACACAGTTTAACTCAGCTTCGCTTAATAAACATATTAAAAACACGTACCACTTCAGCAGCTTCAGTGATGCCTTTGTGGATATACTGGCTGCCGAACAAACCCCATCAAACGTGGGCTGGTTTCAAGGTACAGCCGATGCGGTAAGGCAAAGTTTGCATCACCTTTCGGTACATGATTTTGAATATGTACTCATTCTATCAGGCGACCAGCTTTACCAGATGGATTTTCGCGATATGGTAGATAAGCATATCGAAAGCAAAGCCGAAATTTCAATTGCTACCATACCGGTGCATGCCAATGATGTACCTGGCTTCGGTATTTTGAAAACTAATGAAGAAAGCTTGATTACCGACTTTATTGAAAAGCCGAAAAGCAATTTTGAAAGTTGGGCATCGGAGGTAAGTGATGATATGGCAGCCAAAGGCCGCTATTATTTGGCCTCTATGGGTATTTACATCTTTAACCGTAAAACGCTGTACGAGTTGCTGCAAGGCAATGATTATCCGGATTTTGGTAAAGAGATCATGCCACAATCTATTAAAACCCATCGGGTATTAAGCTATCAGTATGAAGGCTACTGGACCGATATTGGTACCATTCCATCTTTTTTTGAAGCTAACTTGGGCTTAACAGATGATATACCACAATTTAACCTGTTTGGTAAGCATCATATATTTACCCGTACCCGCATGCTGCCGCCATCAAAAATATCAGGTACACAGCTAACACAATCTATTGTGGCAGATGGGTGCATTGTTAATGCCAGTTGTATTAAGCGCTCCATTATCGGTGTACGTTCGCGCATTGGCTTTGATACCGAAATTGATAGCTGCTATGTAATGGGTAGTGATACTTACCAAACGCTGGAACAAATTGAAGATGCAAAAGCCAGCAACGCACCAGTTATGGGCATTGGCGATCGTTGTTGCATTAAGAATGCCATTATTGACAAGAATGCTTACATCGGTAACGACGTACGTATAAACTGCGAGGGCAATCTTGAAAATGGCGATTATGGTGCTTATACCGTTCAAGATGGTATTGTGGTAGTTAAAAAACGTGCTGTTATACCACACGGAACTGTGATATAA